In one window of Methanocalculus natronophilus DNA:
- a CDS encoding HPr family phosphocarrier protein, giving the protein MVEREYKVIDEAGLHARPVSIMVEKASNFDNNIYLMYEDKKVTLKSIMLVMSLGIAQGSTFKIGVEGKHANEVLDALE; this is encoded by the coding sequence ATGGTTGAAAGAGAATATAAAGTGATTGATGAAGCAGGATTACATGCAAGACCTGTTTCAATCATGGTTGAAAAAGCGAGTAATTTTGACAATAATATTTATTTAATGTATGAGGATAAAAAAGTAACTTTAAAATCGATTATGCTGGTCATGTCATTAGGGATTGCGCAAGGCTCAACATTTAAAATAGGGGTAGAAGGAAAACATGCCAATGAAGTTTTAGATGCTTTAGAAG